The DNA region TAATTGTTTCCCTAAATCTATAACTGATAGTTTTTTACTATTAAATTTATAGCTATCTATTTGCTTGGCTAACGCCCAATTATAAACAAATCTCATACAGCCTATATGTTTATACATTAAAATTATTTGCTCTTGCGTTGGATATAGCCGTATATTTAATGCTTTTATCATGTTTTATCACCTCACTTTGCTATTTATATATAATTATGTTCAATAACTTATTTTTTATAATATTTTGAGGTGATTCTACTAGATAATTTTGAAGCCTATTAAAAAATAGTAGACTTTTATAAATTTTTAGAGTCTTTCTTTAACTGTTAATAAGCCCCCCTTAGAATTATTTTACAGCCAAAGCTCCCAGCGCTATAGAATACAATTTAGATTTCGCACTATCAGCTCTGGATACAAGTACTACAGGACATTTAGCTCCCACTATTATTCCTGCATTTTCTGCCCCAGCAAAGTATGTCAATGATTTTCCTAATAAATTACCTGCTTCTATGTTTGGAACTAATAATATATCTGCCTCTCCTGCTACAGAACTATGAATTTCTTTATGCTTTGCTGCCTCTTTAGATATAGCATTATCTAGAGCTAAAGGTCCATCTATGGTGCATCCCTTAATTTGCCCTCTCTTACTCATTTGACTTAATGCTGCAGCATCTAATGTTGCCTGCATCGATGGATTCACAACTTCCACTGCACATAATGGAGCTACCTTTGGATTATCTATTCCAAGAGCATTAGCAACCTTTACTGCATTATTTATAATTTCTATCTTATCCTTTAATTCTGGATATGGTACCATACCTCCGTCTGTTAAGAATATAAGTTTTGAATAGGTCTTTACTCCATAAATCATCACATGAGACAACAAGGTATTGCCTCTAAGATTAGCCTCTTTATTTAAAACTGCTTTTAAAAGTGGAGCTGTTCCAAGCATGCCTTTCATTATAAAATCAGCTTGTCCCTTTGATACAAATTCCACGGCCTTTGCTGCGGCTTTTATGATATCCTTTTCATTTACTATTTTTATATTGTCTAAACTATAGTTTTCTTCTTCACAAATTTGTTTTATTTTTTCTTCATCACCAACCAATATAGCATCAACTATATCTAGTTTTACTGCTTCTGTTACAGCCTCCAATACTGGCTTATCTTGGGCTACTGCTACAGATAAAGTTCTTTTTGAACCTTCTTTGGCCCTTTGAATTAGCTCTTCTAATCTAGTAATCACCCTTATTCCCCCTTCTCCAATTTTTAAACATCCAAACATACATTTATATGATTACTAATTTTTAAATCAATAATAGAGCAAATCTTTAGCTCAAGTTAAAGTTTTTACTCTATCTTAATCTTTTAAAATCATTATTTTGATTATAGAATATTTTCCGAATTTTTTAAAAATGCCTTTAATTCTAGTATAATATTTCAAATATTTTTGTCAATGCAATCTG from Haloimpatiens massiliensis includes:
- the ptb gene encoding phosphate butyryltransferase translates to MITRLEELIQRAKEGSKRTLSVAVAQDKPVLEAVTEAVKLDIVDAILVGDEEKIKQICEEENYSLDNIKIVNEKDIIKAAAKAVEFVSKGQADFIMKGMLGTAPLLKAVLNKEANLRGNTLLSHVMIYGVKTYSKLIFLTDGGMVPYPELKDKIEIINNAVKVANALGIDNPKVAPLCAVEVVNPSMQATLDAAALSQMSKRGQIKGCTIDGPLALDNAISKEAAKHKEIHSSVAGEADILLVPNIEAGNLLGKSLTYFAGAENAGIIVGAKCPVVLVSRADSAKSKLYSIALGALAVK